The sequence below is a genomic window from Harmonia axyridis chromosome 1, icHarAxyr1.1, whole genome shotgun sequence.
aactaataaagtgatttaaaaaaaaatcaaatcattgataaaaactgaaaaacgtCCCAAAGTATCTAATAGAATGAGCTCAAAGTTTAACAGAACAGCAGTTAAAGCATTCTTTGTCATACTCTTCTTCTAGGAGATCTGTATCCTGTAACAGGTATCCCAAATTTGTTGTCTAATGAAGAGATCTACTCTATCTACTACTCCATTTTTGAGAGAATAAATTAACCACAACTAAATAGGCTCATCATTTTTCTAACTAtcagagaaaattggaaaatggcattaaaTGAATAGTTCTTGAGTCTTCTCAAAAACAGAGCCTGAAAatatgccattcatttttttctaactcATAGGGATTCAGAGTCCTCTCTGGacaacaaattcaatttttcaatttcacccACAATATTGACATCCATatgatttcaatgaaacaaaGCCTAAATATTGCACCAAGCTTAATCCAACTATAAAAATCTCCATGAAATCTTACAAtgataaattttaaaaattcccTATATTCTGGTACTTTTCCCTTTGTCAAGGCtaatttcttcatgaatttaTGAAATGTACCGACACATGGATTTCTTCTGCTTTATTCTATGTATATCATTAATTTACCTAAAGTGATATAAATTGCTGATAATGTCTTTTATACATACCCCACCTTGAGTTGCCAATTTGTAGTAATTCTGTTCATCGTAACATTTAGCATCCATCTATGGTATATCaagaaagcaaataaatgtTGGAGATTTGTCCATTTATTATCAACAAGTGGAATCTCTACAGGTGTTTTATCATTTGTAAAATATAAAAGGTCTTGAATCAATGCTACTTGAGTCTTGAATGGTAACAATCTGATTTGACCTAAAAACTaaaaatagcaaaaaaaaaatttaaatgagtTAATCATACTCAAATCCCATTTCATGAACGCCGCTATTTTCAAAGATAGCAGCTTTAatgcaatatttttatttaaatattttcgtttttcatttgatatatcaACCGAGTTGGCAGTATTTGCTTCACTGTTCTCTGCctcattttgtattttcatactATCATtgataacatcaaaaaattttgtaatgaGCTCAATTGGTGAAGGATCTGCAATGAAAATGATTTCAATTTGagtgataaaattgaattcatgaaATTACAAACCTGGATTTGACTTTTTCAGGTGTTCTAATAATAATTGGGGATTTAAAAGGAATTCAAACCAAAGTATGGTATCAGGAGCAATTGGAACAGTCCCGGGTCTTAATAAATCAACATccataattgaatgaaatagtTTAACatcaattcaaacaattttaaatCATAAGTGTAGTtatcagaaaattcaatcaatttccAACCTATATACATATGTGGGTagatataaaaatgaatcaaatatgAAATCCctgactttttttattttcctacGGGATAGCTCTATCAACATAACAAGAATTGAACCATATcaacatatattattttttattttataaccaATAAACAGATAATATATCATAGAGAATTGGATCTTACAGATCatagattgtttttttttctatctagAACGGCAAATCAACATAAGCGCTACGCtacctggtgacaatcagagtaactgaaaatattgttgacgtgtttcaggattatttctgaaaatggtctgtttagctaaaaatgaatttgttccatactttacggacacactGTATGGTTGTTTTACACTTATATGGATTTACGAAATTGAATATCGGCAGTAAAAACATGGCACATCTACACAGAATGATCTTGACAAATCAAGATCCTACAAAATAATCAGGTAAACTTCTTGTCAagtctctatttttttttaattattatcaattttctactgttttatcatcaacaaaaacgaaaaaattaacATTGATCTAATTGTTATAGAGCTCACCTAAATTATTCAGTGAGTAATCGTTGAAGATATTTTAGAAGTAaacataatatttttgtttatgatgtgaaaaatgaaaacatcataaaagtatcaatatttttaaattctataGTAATGCAAGCATGAGATAAAAAATCAACATGACAATGAAGTTACAGTATTacatcgaaattttcaaatattatttttcttaatcaAAATACAAACTGCACTGTATCCCAAATCACAAATGTTCATCTTAGGTTTTTAACGgaattaatcaattattataaaaaactcaGTTTGTATTTTCAACTGTTTTGTTCGGTGTTAATGGACCGATTCAATTCTCAACTTATCAAGATTCCAATaatgaaaatcataaaaagAAACATAGGTCCTCAAGAAAACATAAGGATATTATTAGAGTTACATAACTAACCAATTTTTTGTGAGTTTAAATAAGATGTGATTAAGAATTAAGATGCCTAAAAACAGACAACTTAGATGTAATTTATTCATATATCGATATAAAGTTCTGTGGACTCCAAAGGTGCAATATTTTGAAGTTGAGAAAGTTGGGAATAATTCAAGTCATAGCATCTGCCGCTATTTTAAATTCATTTCCTATTCTATTCATGCAaatatatacaaattttcacaattatttATTAACTAATTCCTGATTTCttgagaaatatttcaattccatTGGTTTTTCAACGCCTATAAACAGGGAGAGgactattgaaaaaattttgaaaatatttttttataagatttataaaatattttatttagtgAAGTCattagggattcatggcttgacttgatttttaaGCTAATTGGCTTGAGCTTGTTCTGATTTtaaatcaagtacttgaatcatatcaagcaacttgatttttagcagttttattgtgtagtgtcacatcaataagaaaatgatgaaatgagagggaaccttgcaaaaactatttgaaaaataataatcttacaATTTTAACAAACTATAAATCaatgagaaataaataatagatgATGAATTAAAGAAGTAGTATGTATACAAATATGTAAGATACTAAAGACGATGAGGTAAAGGTAGATTGATCCATATTTATAAGTTTGAGAAATTATtggttctgaaaagaaccgtTTGATGTGTAGAAACAAAAATAGTTCTTCACTTGGAACTGGTGTATTTTGTCACTGCCTTTGTACCTTCGCTGACTGCGTGCTTGGCCAGCTCACCTGGCAAGAGAAGTCGCACTGCCGTCTGAATTTCCCTGCTGGTAATTGTTGAACGTTTGTTGTAATGAGCTAATCTGCTCGCTTCGGCTGCGATGCGTTCAAAAATATCGTTCACAAAACTGTTCATGATGCTCATGGCCTTGCTGGAAATTCCGGTATCTGGATGGACTTGTTTCAATACCTTGTAGATGTAAATTGCGTAACTTTCCTTCCTCTTGCGCTTCTTCTTCTTGTCGGTCTTCGAGATGTTTTTCTGGGCTTTACCGGCCTTTTTCGCAGCTTTGCCACTAGTCTTAGGAGGCATGATTAATAACACAATAAAGTTTACAGCTTTATTACGATTCAAACCGAATACGTGATGAAAAATTTGCTTCTGTTTTCGGCTTTATGTGCGGCGGATTACTGAAATTAGCTCCGCCCCTTTATGTTCTTGTCATTGAAAAGGAAATTGTTGCTCGTAAACTCAGACTTTGTAaagtgaataattttcattttcaccatgtcggaaatattattattactaaaaaattcaaaaagtagATTTGATCTGATATTTCTGTACGGATATCTCATATTGGATGgatgaatggaaaattattggttaatataggtacctatatagcttattatataatatatacaaccaaatgtttcgtttgttgaaggaaaaaaaattgataattcacTATGTAATctaatctaaaatattttcacgaaAATTCCGACCAGGAACGATTATAACAATATACATAATAGGTATTCCATCATGTAGTCCACATGTTATGATGGCCAAGGTGAAAATTCCATAGTTTTTCGAAATCGCACACAAAATTCGTAGTGTGAGAATTATCTGACAACCAATGTGAATTTTATGGTAAAACTATTAATAAATCCACAGTCTTGCAACGATGCTTGGAAACCTTTTTATGACTATAATATCCATTTTACCCGAACAAGTAAGAAAATTAATGACATAGGGAACATCTAATTCTCAATCCAAAAAGTTTGCCCAAAAGTGACATGGCATGATTCATCCATAGAAGATACTTCGAACAATTGCTATCATTAATGAAATCTACTTGAAATCTACCTAATGAAcaaattttgtaatgaattaaGAAAAGATAAGGAAGATAAGGTCATTACACTACAAATCAATTTCCAATTagaatcaatttcaaaatattcttgaatgtttatgatttttttcttcttaatttgaaaatatatacacTGTTCATGAGAAAACTAAGCTGATAATAGCGTAAAAAATTAGAACAGGTACGGGGTACAAGAAGTACACACTTAATtacttttttctacattcatgcaaaaagcaaaactttattgaactatatttagtggaaaaagaagttctttatttcactagtgcaataaagtttttattgcactcatctgtcattctacttcaacgtgctgtcaccaattgttcatccactttcaacattgagggtaaaaataaagtttgagttaaattgttcgtaacgtattagttcctgtttcaatgcaaatcgatattaaaaataaagtattcaagttgcgcttttcattttcctacacctaatgccgcacctcaataaatcattttttgctttttgcatgaacgtagaaaaaatgttgtatgcaactcatgcaaaaattgtttattgcactcgacatgttgtccaactcggcctaacggcctcgtcggacaatttcacgtcgagtgcaataaacattcactttttgcataaataactattaaaattatacatataaacatttttctatGCTTAAGGCCACATAGGACAAGATGAGTCACGTTTTATTTTGCCATCCTGTACAAATATAAGATGAAGATTTGAAAATGGATACCTATATGGAACATTCAAGGATTCGATTAGAACTATTGAAGGAGAAGAACTCTAAAagaaatcaatttgaaattcaagaGGTTTTCCAATAACACTCTACTTTTTTTGGTTTATATTTAGTCTTAGGACTACCTGAAATATCGATTCCATAATGAAAATTACTCATGAAAATGCCCAAATCAGGCAGAAACTAATCCAAATCCAGAATTCATACATTAAGATgaaaagtaaataaaatttgatactaATGTCTAGAGATTAATAAATGTTCAAGAATTAAAATCAGTTTTAATACATCCTGAGAGTGATTCTCATCCATCTGGAATTTGTTCTAGTTTTTAACAGTTAAATATTTTACCTGATATGATATATATGATGGGCATATAACCAAGTAGAGTATAAAAATACCTGATTTTGGAGAATCATTTCATCTATACTTTGTGAAATTATAGATTATTTTCTATTCATCTCTACCAAGTGGTGCTTTTTTTACATTACTGATTTTCATGAAAGGAGATTTCCTCAAGAAGGAAGAAAAAAGcgctaattaatttttattttatttttaaaaatttcgttTGCACGTTTTATGAAGCATACCAGTTTGGTGCTTCATCGCATTGATTCAATTAGCTCAAgaattctaatataaatttttcaagatATCAAATTCAAAGTGAATAAGGTTTAGGAAACACAACATAAAAACTTAACGTATGCCTAAACCCCGCCCATATAGGAGCATACTTCCTCCACTCTGATTGGCGCAACTACCCTCTTATAAAGCAGTTACTCGCGCTGCCGAAATCATCAGTCAATACATTCGCTTGTATTGGTATTTATAGTA
It includes:
- the LOC123684336 gene encoding histone H2B, translating into MPPKTSGKAAKKAGKAQKNISKTDKKKKRKRKESYAIYIYKVLKQVHPDTGISSKAMSIMNSFVNDIFERIAAEASRLAHYNKRSTITSREIQTAVRLLLPGELAKHAVSEGTKAVTKYTSSK